The Helianthus annuus cultivar XRQ/B chromosome 16, HanXRQr2.0-SUNRISE, whole genome shotgun sequence genome includes a window with the following:
- the LOC110919771 gene encoding uncharacterized mitochondrial protein AtMg00810-like, translating to MTTLAGEFAMKDLGPLTYFLGISVTRTGDTLFLSQQAYAKDIIHRAGMDSCKPAVTLVDTQSKLGSISDSLFDNPTTYRSLAGALQYLTFTRPDITYAVQQICMHMHAPCLAHWNALKRIIRYLQGTSHLGLQLSAATALSIRAFTDADWAGCPDTRRSTSGYCVYLCDNLVSWSSKRQFTISRSSAEAEYRRVANVVAEFCWLRNILLELHHPLSKSSLVYCDNISVIYLSGNLVQHQRTKHIELDIHFVREHVQKGLVQILHVPSRFQVADIFTKGLPRVLFDDFRSSLSICPPPALTAGL from the coding sequence ATGACCACTCTTGCGGGTGAGTTTGCCATGAAAGACTTGGGGCCGTTAACATATTTTCTGGGTATCTCGGTCACACGCACGGGCGACACACTATTCTTATCTCAGCAGGCTTATGCTAAAGACATCATTCACCGTGCCGGGATGGACTCCTGCAAACCGGCCGTCACCCTTGTGGATACCCAGAGTAAATTGGGCAGCATCTCGGATTCCTTGTTTGACAACCCCACTACTTACAGAAGCCTTGCTGGGGCTCTTCAATATCTTACATTCACTCGGCCAGACATTACCTACGCGGTTCAGCAGATTTGCATGCATATGCACGCTCCATGCCTCGCTCATTGGAATGCTCTGAAACGCATCATTCGCTATCTTCAGGGCACTTCTCATCTTGGTCTTCAGCTCAGTGCCGCCACTGCCCTGTCCATTCGTGCCTTCACCGATGCTGACTGGGCTGGCTGCCCAGACACCCGCCGTTCTACCTCGGGATACTGCGTCTACCTCTGCGACAACCTAGTCTCCTGGTCTTCTAAGCGACAGTTTACCATCTCCCGCTCTAGTGCTGAAGCCGAGTATCGCAGAGTTGCCAATGTCGTGGCCGAGTTCTGTTGGCTCCGCAATATTCTCCTTGAGCTGCATCACCCTCTTTCAAAATCCTCTTTGGTCTATTGTGATAATATTAGTGTCATATATTTATCAGGGAACCTAGTTCAGCATCAGCGTACCAAGCACATTGAACTTGATATTCACTTTGTTCGTGAACATGTTCAGAAGGGTCTAGTTCAAATTCTGCATGTCCCCTCTCGCTTCCAGGTTGCTGACATCTTCACGAAGGGTCTTCCTCGGGTCCTCTTTGATGATTTTCGCTCCAGTCTAAGCATCTGTCCTCCTCCCGCTTTGACTGCGGGGTTGTAA
- the LOC110919770 gene encoding uncharacterized protein LOC110919770, giving the protein MGENETIISFASKLGGIKSKFKSLGTTIKDKKIVRNFLISVPKKFLPIVASIKQYSEIDKMTFEEAVGRITAFEERLKSQNEPENNNLLMASSDNHSGNWHHGKGRSDQNHGRGRGGSSFRGGRGCGRNIDRGNRDKSEFQCYECGEFRHFAYECSKRKDEEKRDEEAHLGLEEEPMLLQVKQVEDLQQLKDVRD; this is encoded by the coding sequence ATGGGAGAAAACGAAACAATAATTAGTTTCGCAAGCAAGTTGGGTGGTATAAAATCCAAGTTTAAAAGTCTCGGTACCACCATTAAAGATAAGAAGATTGTAAGGAACTTTCTTATCTCTGTTCCGAAGAAGTTTCTACCGATTGTGGCATCCATCAAGCAGTATTCAGAAATAGATAAAATGACGTTTGAAGAAGCAGTGGGTAGGATTACAGCATTTGAAGAACGCCTCAAGAGCCAAAACGAACCAGAGAACAATAATCTCTTAATGGCAAGTTCAGACAATCATTCCGGAAATTGGCATCATGGAAAAGGACGCAGCGATCAAAATCATGGTAGAGGACGTGGAGGAAGTTCGTTCAGAGGAGGAAGAGGATGTGGACGAAATATAGATCGAGGAAATAGAGACAAGAGCGAGTTCCAGTGTTACGAATGTGGTGAATTCCGTCACTTCGCATACGAGTGTAGCAAgcgaaaagatgaagaaaagagaGACGAAGAGGCTCATCTTGGGTTGGAAGAAGAACCAATGCTATTGCAAGTCAAGCAAGTTGAAGACCTACAACAACTCAAGGATGTTCGTGATTAG
- the LOC110916114 gene encoding heavy metal-associated isoprenylated plant protein 45 isoform X1, protein MIIVEMIVNMDCHGCERKIRRALQNLDGVENIEIDMNMQKVTVTGWVDQEKVLKKIRRTGKKAELWPFPNNPEMVGYTQEYADMYSSHSDPSTYFHERSSHRSLPATTMNLGMMMVIAVWKCLTRRPLLVKGLAMRLVMKM, encoded by the exons ATGATA ATAGTGGAGATGATTGTGAACATGGACTGCCATGGCTGTGAACGCAAAATTAGAAGAGCCCTTCAAAACTTAGATG gAGTGGAAAATATTGAAATAGACATGAACATGCAAAAGGTGACGGTGACTGGATGGGTTGATCAAGAAAAGGTTCTAAAGAAGATTAGAAGGACAGGAAAGAAAGCTGAGTTATGGCCTTTTCCAAACAACCCGGAGATGGTTGGGTATACACAGGAGTACGCGGACATGTACAGTTCCCACAGCGACCCCTCTACTTACTTCCACGAGCGCAGCAGCCACAGATCTTTACCCGCAACTACTATGAACCTCGGTATGATGATGGTTATCGCGGTCTGGAAATGCCTTACTCGTCGACCATTGTTGGTGAAAGGGCTAGCAATGCGTTTAGTGATGAAAATGTGA
- the LOC110916114 gene encoding heavy metal-associated isoprenylated plant protein 45 isoform X2 yields the protein MIVNMDCHGCERKIRRALQNLDGVENIEIDMNMQKVTVTGWVDQEKVLKKIRRTGKKAELWPFPNNPEMVGYTQEYADMYSSHSDPSTYFHERSSHRSLPATTMNLGMMMVIAVWKCLTRRPLLVKGLAMRLVMKM from the exons ATGATTGTGAACATGGACTGCCATGGCTGTGAACGCAAAATTAGAAGAGCCCTTCAAAACTTAGATG gAGTGGAAAATATTGAAATAGACATGAACATGCAAAAGGTGACGGTGACTGGATGGGTTGATCAAGAAAAGGTTCTAAAGAAGATTAGAAGGACAGGAAAGAAAGCTGAGTTATGGCCTTTTCCAAACAACCCGGAGATGGTTGGGTATACACAGGAGTACGCGGACATGTACAGTTCCCACAGCGACCCCTCTACTTACTTCCACGAGCGCAGCAGCCACAGATCTTTACCCGCAACTACTATGAACCTCGGTATGATGATGGTTATCGCGGTCTGGAAATGCCTTACTCGTCGACCATTGTTGGTGAAAGGGCTAGCAATGCGTTTAGTGATGAAAATGTGA